The Plasmodium chabaudi chabaudi strain AS genome assembly, chromosome: 14 genome contains the following window.
TACATGTAATTGTATATCTGTTAGAaatttcattaaaattatttacaagTTCAATTGCATGCTTATCAATTGTTAAATTTGGATgaataatacattttaattcattaatatatataaaacaatcTCTACAtaatttcaattttatatattttgattgATTATCTTTCATAACATCTATATCTTTTGTACAATATgaacaatatatttcttcaCAAATatcacaaaatattttatctgtacttaaataatatatgctttTAACACCTCTTTGACAATTGGTGCATGAATcaccaatttttttttttaaatcaccagcttttataaataactTTAAATCGGACCAATTGttatttgttaatattcttttaaGCCAATCTTTTCTTGGATTTAATTCCTTTGCAAGTTCTCTATATTCCATAAATGGAACGGTTAAATCTCTACCCATTTTATCATCCATTTTTCTATCGAAAGAATTGTATAATTTCAATATTTGCATATAGAAACTTGAGGAAACAACTTATACATATAAGAAAAGATTTAATGGCATCCTTACCCAATACTTGGATAATTATTTACTGCGGATATGTATATACGAACAAATTTCTACGAGCATAGACCTACATAACCTATGTACTATGCTTAATGAAATCCATAATATATCCAAAGtggtttaaaaatatgaaaaaatataaaattatttataaatataatcgtttatataatataactactatattttaatttaagtatttttctgattttttaatatcccactttttttttatttatccgcttatcatttatatgtatatatacccGTACTTTCTTAAACATTCATTTATTCAACTTCCTTGTGTTTTGttctataatatatttatattaacttatttatttatccaTTTCtctatttattaatatattttattttttattcatccatctatttgtttattaatatattttaatttatttttaaatctaTTTATTTGCCtatgcattatttttcGCTACAGCAAAGGAAGGCGTAGCACAAACTCAtcatacaaatatatgcatacatgcatataaGCACCTTTCTATAAAGAACAGACAAAATTTACGAACATTATGTTTTTccaacaattttataaaatttataaatttattaaattaagtTTTCAATAAATACCCTAAAAGATCAAAACCAATTCCCCATTTCAACTGTATGAATTGGCTTTAAAATCagttaaaaacaaaaaatacccaaaaaaaattaataattcaaaaatataaaccaAAATTATGAGCAAAATATAgaaagtaataatatatttctaattaaaaaaataagtgcTGGATTAAAAAAGGTACACCCCGTGGtatcatcatattttttcgtcattaaataatttgttcatttaaaaatattttcacattttattataacaaagggggaatatttttttatataatatgatattttaggaatacatataaatagatATGTATCCTATATTTGCATATGTTCAACAATTGGAGGgattaaatatgaataaccATCAGTTAAAAATACTCAAAGATACTAAAAAGGtgtacttttttttatgtatctTTTTGTTATGCCACccaattaaattattataacgGTGCAACTGTGTACGGAATATCGTCT
Protein-coding sequences here:
- a CDS encoding zinc finger protein, putative, with the protein product MQILKLYNSFDRKMDDKMGRDLTVPFMEYRELAKELNPRKDWLKRILTNNNWSDLKLFIKAGDLKKKIGDSCTNCQRGVKSIYYLSTDKIFCDICEEIYCSYCTKDIDVMKDNQSKYIKLKLCRDCFIYINELKCIIHPNLTIDKHAIELVNNFNEISNRYTITCSNISQLNGLILLCQNNMEFLDNFKPEIDQLRGVIQNDLKFLTVMKKSKTGVNNNFILNKMEKNLSQYLKIIKNKITPVAFDALNSTQELLSKK